In the genome of Lacerta agilis isolate rLacAgi1 chromosome 2, rLacAgi1.pri, whole genome shotgun sequence, one region contains:
- the PYCR1 gene encoding pyrroline-5-carboxylate reductase 1, mitochondrial codes for MSVGFIGAGQLAFSLARGFTAAGVLAAHKITASSPDTDLPTVSGLRKMGVNFTLSNKETVKNSDVLFLAVKPPIIPFILDEIGSDIEDRHIVVSCAAGVTISSIEKKLSAFCPTPKVIRCMTNTPVIVREGATVYATGTHADVEDGKLLEQLMASVGFCTEVEEDLIDAVTGLSGSGPAYAFTALDALADGGVKMGLPRRLAVRLGAQALLGAAKMLLDSEQHPGQLKDNVCSPGGATIYALHFLESGGFRSLLINAVEASCIRTRELQCLADQEKVSPAAVKKTLMDKVKLESSSANKVSLFSTKNPGSKKQ; via the exons ATGAGTGTGGGATTCATCGGCGCGGGGCAGCTTGCCTTCTCCCTGGCCAGGGGTTTCACCGCAGCAG GAGTTTTGGCTGCTCACAAGATAACAGCAAGTTCGCCAGACACTGATCTCCCAACTGTATCAGGGTTGAGG AAAATGGGTGTGAATTTCACCCTAAGCAACAAAGAGACGGTTAAAAACAGTGACGTCCTGTTTCTGGCAGTGAAACCTCCCATAATTCCATTCATCCTGGATGAGATTGGCTCAGATATAGAGGATCGGCACATTGTGGTCTCGTGTGCTGCTGGGGTCACGATCAGCTCTATTGAAAAG AAACtttctgccttctgccccaccccgAAAGTGATCAGGTGCATGACCAACACACCTGTGATTGTAAGAGAAGGAGCTACTGTCTATGCTACGGGGACCCATGCTGATGTAGAGGATGGAAAGCTCTTGGAACAACTGATGGCTAGTGTGGGCTTCTGCACTGAAGTGGAAGAAGACTTGATAGATGCTGTCACTGGACTCAGTGGCAGCGGACCTGCTTAT GCATTCACAGCCCTGGATGCCCTGGCAGATGGAGGTGTGAAGATGGGCCTTCCTCGCAGGCTAGCTGTCCGGCTGGGAGCTCAAGCTTTGCTG GGAGCTGccaagatgctgttggattcagagcagcaccctggacagctgaAGGACAATGTTTGCTCACCTGGGGGTGCTACCATCTACGCCCTGCACTTCTTGGAGAGTGGTGGCTTCCGTTCACTCCTCATCAATGCTGTGGAGGCATCCTGCATCAGGACAAG GGAACTACAATGCTTGGCTGACCAGGAGAAGGTCTCTCCGGCAGCTGTTAAGAAGACCTTAATGGATAAAGTGAAACTGGAGTCTTCCTCTGCCAACAAGGTCAGCTTATTCagcacaaagaatcctggcagcAAGAAGCAATGA
- the MYADML2 gene encoding myeloid-associated differentiation marker-like protein 2, giving the protein MESSRGTHLNMAAVASRVGAARLLQAAFGCATFSLVAHRGGFSAAYGTFCMSVWCFCFAVTVFIVTCEFTRLHSCLSISWGNFTAAFAMLATLMSITAAVIYPLYVEFGCHSNGCEARDFRISASVFAGLLFFAYAAEVFLTRAKPGQVTSYMATVSGLLKIVQAFVACIIFGALVNGSQYDRYVATQWCVAVYSFCFVVTVVVVALSVTGKTAMLKCPFERFVVVYTFVAVLMYLSAAVIWPVFCFDRKYGSPHRPYQCSRGKCPWDSQVVIAVFTCVNLVLYIVDLAYSQRIRFVSHH; this is encoded by the coding sequence ATGGAGAGCTCAAGAGGGACACACCTCAACATGGCTGCAGTGGCATCTCGTGTTGGAGCTGCCCGGTTGCTGCAGGCAGCCTTTGGATGTGCCACATTCAGCCTTGTGGCCCACCGAGGAGGGTTCAGTGCGGCCTACGGCACCTTCTGCATGTCCGTCTGGTGCTTCTGTTTCGCAGTCACTGTCTTTATCGTCACCTGCGAGTTCACGCGCCTCCACAGCTGCCTGAGCATCTCTTGGGGGAATTTCACCGCCGCCTTCGCCATGCTTGCCACCCTCATGTCCATCACAGCTGCTGTGATCTATCCGCTTTATGTTGAGTTTGGCTGCCATTCCAACGGGTGCGAGGCGAGAGACTTCCGCATCTCGGCCAGTGTTTTCGCGGGGCTTCTGTTTTTCGCCTACGCCGCGGAAGTATTTCTCACGAGGGCCAAGCCGGGACAGGTGACCAGCTACATGGCCACCGTTTCTGGCCTCCTGAAAATTGTCCAGGCTTTCGTAGCTTGCATCATATTTGGAGCTCTGGTGAACGGCAGCCAATACGACCGGTACGTGGCAACCCAGTGGTGTGTGGCTGTCTACAGCTTCTGCTTTGTGgtgacagtggtggtggtggccctCAGTGTCACAGGAAAGACAGCCATGCTGAAGTGCCCCTTTGAGCGCTTTGTGGTTGTTTACACTTTTGTGGCTGTCCTGATGTATTTGAGTGCTGCAGTGATCTGGCCAGTGTTCTGCTTTGACCGTAAGTACGGCTCCCCACACCGCCCTTACCAGTGCTCCAGAGGCAAGTGCCCCTGGGACAGCCAGGTGGTCATTGCAGTGTTCACCTGTGTGAACCTGGTGCTTTACATTGTGGACTTGGCCTACTCGCAACGCATCCGCTTCGTCTCACACCACTAG